A genome region from Dreissena polymorpha isolate Duluth1 chromosome 16, UMN_Dpol_1.0, whole genome shotgun sequence includes the following:
- the LOC127862116 gene encoding kelch-like protein 21: MDFSLWGEYVKRQRQMDEVSSYNGDVDRSFTRDMGSSTVHSMKMMQHLYDQLCAQSEFCDITLAFAGIEMKAHWCVLVACPYFQSLYNSGMCEKVQGKVHIRVGKLSAVRSAITFLYTGTIKIQYAAIRDILEVADYLQIDDLKSECTNYLMGVEVSISNCVHMCLLASQYDLDNYPRVFEYMRGHLPEVLQQPDMLILTAESVVEMIKDPTLSYVPRIDFFKFILKWVENDKEQRMRFFEVMFCALELQKMNKEFLEMEVETCEYVAMSEKCKVHLLNVKMKYMTGLLSADGKTDVMLLVGGCGMGPLFHAFYAVPFLPVVDLQSLNCVYGYVISDNRWVELAPLPMAMRRPIVAFHNQTSCLYVYDGSVGIPVEDKIAYLHKYDIVGKEWTTVQIRLPAPVDDITIHAILFLSDNQYMVASARPYSSDPQKTTQQNVYMFRINSDLTQCCTIETLCTRNFKTEVQVCVAEGKYICVMCYKCGPSGIKRNKTVRFFVKDVTKGQARIPEFSRGATHESLMFAINHEVYVTKPGCYRFRKFDLRTLRWAAGKELIVPYSEDSATSARNDFVHGTFKNKMFIFGGRNGKTLVNTACAVDVTARKLENLEPVPKPIADGTVIHARIPSDVISCHIDCPHCKYTSMRSVVSYNGVEYPDEDDIYDHDLSYDDEEDDDDMYSDFWDNDMYDRVDMYGNYDWF, encoded by the exons ATGGATTTTTCCTTATGGGGTGAGTATGTCAAAAGACAGAGACAGATGGATGAGGTTTCGTCTTACAATGGGGACGTTGACAGGTCGTTCACCCGTGACATGGGCAGCTCCACAGTTCACTCCATGAAGATGATGCAGCATCTGTATGACCAGCTGTGTGCCCAGTCTGAGTTCTGTGACATTACTCTGGCATTTGCAGGCATT GAGATGAAGGCCCACTGGTGTGTCCTGGTGGCCTGCCCCTACTTTCAGTCCCTATACAACAGTGGCATGTGTGAGAAGGTGCAAG GAAAGGTGCACATTCGAGTAGGGAAACTTTCTGCAGTAAGGTCTGCAATAACATTCTTGTATACTGGCACCATCAAAATTCAGTATGCAGCAATCCGCGATATTCTAGAGGTTGCTGACTACCTACAGATAGATGACCTTAAATCTGAGTGCACTAATTACCTAATGGGAGTTGAAGTGAGCATCAGTAACTGCGTACACATGTGTTTGCTTGCAAGTCAGTATGACTTGGATAACTATCCAAGAGTATTTGAATACATGCGAGGACATCTGCCGGAAGTGTTACAACAACCAGATATGCTCATTTTAACTGCTGAATCAGTTGTAGAAATGATTAAGGATCCTACTTTGAGTTACGTTCCCAGAATTGACTTCTTCAAGTTCATTTTAAAGTGGGTGGAGAATGACAAAGAGCAGCGAATGAGGTTTTTTGAGGTCATGTTTTGTGCATTGGAGCTTCAAAAAATGAATAAGGAATTCTTGGAAATGGAGGTGGAAACCTGTGAATATGTTGCCATGTCAGAAAAATGCAAGGTGCACTTGTTAAatgtgaaaatgaaatacatgactGGTCTGTTGTCTGCGGATGGCAAGACAGACGTGATGTTGTTGGTGGGTGGCTGTGGAATGGGACCACTGTTTCACGCATTCTATGCGGTGCCATTCCTACCTGTGGTGGACCTTCAGTCCCTTAACTGTGTCTATGGGTATGTGATCAGTGACAATCGCTGGGTGGAGCTAGCGCCGTTGCCAATGGCAATGAGGCGTCCAATAGTGGCCTTTCACAATCAGACTAGCTGCTTATATGTGTATGATGGAAGTGTTGGAATTCCTGTTGAGGACAAGATAGCATACCTTCATAAGTATGACATAGTTGGTAAGGAGTGGACAACGGTTCAGATCCGTCTCCCAGCTCCCGTTGATGATATAACAATCCATGCTATTTTATTTCTTAGTGACAACCAGTACATGGTGGCCTCTGCAAGGCCATACTCCTCTGATCCCCAGAAAACTACACAGCAAAACGTCTATATGTTCCGTATAAATAGTGATTTGACTCAGTGTTGCACCATTGAAACTCTGTGCACCAGAAATTTCAAGACCGAAGTTCAGGTCTGTGTAGCAGAAGGCAAGTACATTTGCGTAATGTGCTATAAATGTGGACCTTCAGGAATCAAGAGGAACAAAACCGTGCGCTTTTTCGTGAAAGATGTTACCAAGGGACAAGCAAGAATACCAGAATTTTCTAGAGGTGCTACCCACGAATCGCTGATGTTTGCCATAAACCATGAGGTGTACGTGACTAAGCCAGGGTGCTACAGATTCAGAAAGTTTGACCTGCGAACCCTGCGTTGGGCAGCTGGAAAAGAGCTGATAGTTCCATATTCCGAGGACTCTGCAACTAGTGCTAGGAATGACTTTGTCCACGGCACATTTAAGAATAAAATGTTCATTTTCGGAGGCCGCAATGGTAAAACGTTGGTCAACACAGCCTGTGCTGTGGATGTCACCGCCAGAAAGCTAGAAAACCTGGAACCTGTACCAAAACCAATTGCGGATGGCACAGTTATTCATGCAAGGATACCAAGCGATGTCATAAGTTGCCATATTGACTGTCCCCACTGCAAGTATACAAGTATGCGGTCGGTCGTATCCTACAATGGTGTGGAGTATCCCGATGAAGATGACATCTATGATCATGATCTGTCCTATGATGATGAAGAAGACGATGATGACATGTATTCAGACTTTTGGGACAATGATATGTATGACAGAGTCGACATGTATGGAAACTATGATTGGTTTTAA